A region from the Buteo buteo chromosome 19, bButBut1.hap1.1, whole genome shotgun sequence genome encodes:
- the RAD52 gene encoding DNA repair protein RAD52 homolog isoform X3, with the protein MPESQGKDSESYISSNSSSTSNSVACFGQYQYTASEYQAIQHALRQRLGPEYISSRQAGGGQKVCYIEGHRVISLANEMFGFNGWAHSVTQQNVDFVDLNNGRFYVGVCAFVKVQLKDGSYHEDVGYGVSEGLKSKALSLEKARKEAVTDGLKRALKCFGNALGNCILDKDYLRAVNKLPRQMPPELDLVKAKRQDYEPEIEKARYNSCLERQNTGGRQHCDMASNCKPGQTEAAEVTVDQKQPNSSRGRNTDSLAIECDATYQRKLRQKQLQQQFREQMEKKHQVPVVTPSSKQATSDAPVKHSTPAAIQQELAMEEEFFTDDPELWDISLETTDLMIMGHKMADPSAGQQTPETPRGSHQMTTRSRTPHRTNYHITTASLQPSATIMSTSSCANQHTPEHNPHRRSQSLKKRRLEPT; encoded by the exons ATGCCTGAAAGTCAAGGGAAAGACAGTGAAAGCTACATCAGCAGCAATAGTTCCAGCACTAGCAATTCGGTTGCTTGCTTCGGACAG TATCAATACACAGCAAGTGAATATCAAGCTATCCAGCATGCTCTTCGTCAGAGACTGGGTCCAGAATATATCAGCAGTCGGCAAGCTGGAGGAGGACAAAAG gtcTGTTACATTGAGGGTCACAGGGTAATCAGTCTGGCCAATGAGATGTTTGGCTTCAATGGCTGGGCTCATTCAGTCACTCAGCAGAACGTTG ATTTTGTTGACCTCAACAATGGCAGGTTCTATGTGGGGGTCTGTGCATTTGTGAAAGTTCAGCTTAAG GATGGGTCATACCATGAAGATGTGGGGTATGGAGTCAGTGAAGGCCTAAAGTCTAAGGCCTTGTCCCtagaaaaggcaagaaaggaGGCAGTAACAGATGGACTGAAGCGAGCACTCAA GTGCTTTGGGAATGCTCTTGGGAACTGCATCTTAGACAAAGACTACCTACGAGCCGTGAATAAGCTTCCACGTCAG ATGCCCCCTGAGTTAGATTTGGTCAAAGCTAAAAGACAGGACTATGAGCCTGAAATAGAGAAAGCAAGATACAATAGCTGTTTGGAAAGGCAGAACACAGGAGGGAGACAACATTGTGATATGGCATCTAATTGTAAGCCTGGTCAGACAGAGGCTGCTGAAGTGACAGTAGATCAGAAACAGCCAAATAGTTCCAG GGGCAGAAATACAGACTCCTTAGCTATTGAGTGCGATGCCACTTACCAGCGGAAGTTGCGACAAAAGCAGCTACAGCAGCAGTTCCGGgaacagatggagaaaaagcaTCAGGTTCCAGTAGTTACTCCTAGCAGCAAACAGG CAACATCCGATGCTCCTGTAAAGCACAGCACTCCAGCAGCAATACAACAGGAGCTAGCAATGGAAGAGGAGTTCTTTACAG ATGATCCTGAACTTTGGGACATTTCCTTGGAGACCACTGATCTTATGATAATGGGCCATAAAATGGCAGACCCATCAGCTGGACAGCAGACACCTGAAACACCCCGTGGAAGTCATCAAATGACTACTCGTAGCAGGACACCTCACAGAACGAATTACCACATTACCACTGCATCACTGCAGCCATCTGCTACAATCATGAGCACCAGCAGCTGTGCCAACCAGCATACCCCAG AGCATAACCCCCACAGGAGAAGTCAAAGCTTGAAAAAAAGGAGACTAGAACCTACGTAA
- the RAD52 gene encoding DNA repair protein RAD52 homolog isoform X4 — MDFNSFLACLHTDCSVIFSVYIFLLSLGMPESQGKDSESYISSNSSSTSNSVACFGQYQYTASEYQAIQHALRQRLGPEYISSRQAGGGQKVCYIEGHRVISLANEMFGFNGWAHSVTQQNVDFVDLNNGRFYVGVCAFVKVQLKDGSYHEDVGYGVSEGLKSKALSLEKARKEAVTDGLKRALKGRNTDSLAIECDATYQRKLRQKQLQQQFREQMEKKHQVPVVTPSSKQATSDAPVKHSTPAAIQQELAMEEEFFTDDPELWDISLETTDLMIMGHKMADPSAGQQTPETPRGSHQMTTRSRTPHRTNYHITTASLQPSATIMSTSSCANQHTPEHNPHRRSQSLKKRRLEPT; from the exons ATGGACTTCAACAGCTTTTTGGCATGTCTTCATACAGACTGTTctgttattttcagtgtttatatTTTCCTCTTATCTTTAGGGATGCCTGAAAGTCAAGGGAAAGACAGTGAAAGCTACATCAGCAGCAATAGTTCCAGCACTAGCAATTCGGTTGCTTGCTTCGGACAG TATCAATACACAGCAAGTGAATATCAAGCTATCCAGCATGCTCTTCGTCAGAGACTGGGTCCAGAATATATCAGCAGTCGGCAAGCTGGAGGAGGACAAAAG gtcTGTTACATTGAGGGTCACAGGGTAATCAGTCTGGCCAATGAGATGTTTGGCTTCAATGGCTGGGCTCATTCAGTCACTCAGCAGAACGTTG ATTTTGTTGACCTCAACAATGGCAGGTTCTATGTGGGGGTCTGTGCATTTGTGAAAGTTCAGCTTAAG GATGGGTCATACCATGAAGATGTGGGGTATGGAGTCAGTGAAGGCCTAAAGTCTAAGGCCTTGTCCCtagaaaaggcaagaaaggaGGCAGTAACAGATGGACTGAAGCGAGCACTCAA GGGCAGAAATACAGACTCCTTAGCTATTGAGTGCGATGCCACTTACCAGCGGAAGTTGCGACAAAAGCAGCTACAGCAGCAGTTCCGGgaacagatggagaaaaagcaTCAGGTTCCAGTAGTTACTCCTAGCAGCAAACAGG CAACATCCGATGCTCCTGTAAAGCACAGCACTCCAGCAGCAATACAACAGGAGCTAGCAATGGAAGAGGAGTTCTTTACAG ATGATCCTGAACTTTGGGACATTTCCTTGGAGACCACTGATCTTATGATAATGGGCCATAAAATGGCAGACCCATCAGCTGGACAGCAGACACCTGAAACACCCCGTGGAAGTCATCAAATGACTACTCGTAGCAGGACACCTCACAGAACGAATTACCACATTACCACTGCATCACTGCAGCCATCTGCTACAATCATGAGCACCAGCAGCTGTGCCAACCAGCATACCCCAG AGCATAACCCCCACAGGAGAAGTCAAAGCTTGAAAAAAAGGAGACTAGAACCTACGTAA
- the RAD52 gene encoding DNA repair protein RAD52 homolog isoform X2, with amino-acid sequence MTCSGVFLVRFFVISRWMPESQGKDSESYISSNSSSTSNSVACFGQYQYTASEYQAIQHALRQRLGPEYISSRQAGGGQKVCYIEGHRVISLANEMFGFNGWAHSVTQQNVDFVDLNNGRFYVGVCAFVKVQLKDGSYHEDVGYGVSEGLKSKALSLEKARKEAVTDGLKRALKCFGNALGNCILDKDYLRAVNKLPRQMPPELDLVKAKRQDYEPEIEKARYNSCLERQNTGGRQHCDMASNCKPGQTEAAEVTVDQKQPNSSRNTDSLAIECDATYQRKLRQKQLQQQFREQMEKKHQVPVVTPSSKQATSDAPVKHSTPAAIQQELAMEEEFFTDDPELWDISLETTDLMIMGHKMADPSAGQQTPETPRGSHQMTTRSRTPHRTNYHITTASLQPSATIMSTSSCANQHTPEHNPHRRSQSLKKRRLEPT; translated from the exons ATGACCTGCTCAGGAGTCTTTCTAGTTCGATTTTTTGTGATTTCGAGGT GGATGCCTGAAAGTCAAGGGAAAGACAGTGAAAGCTACATCAGCAGCAATAGTTCCAGCACTAGCAATTCGGTTGCTTGCTTCGGACAG TATCAATACACAGCAAGTGAATATCAAGCTATCCAGCATGCTCTTCGTCAGAGACTGGGTCCAGAATATATCAGCAGTCGGCAAGCTGGAGGAGGACAAAAG gtcTGTTACATTGAGGGTCACAGGGTAATCAGTCTGGCCAATGAGATGTTTGGCTTCAATGGCTGGGCTCATTCAGTCACTCAGCAGAACGTTG ATTTTGTTGACCTCAACAATGGCAGGTTCTATGTGGGGGTCTGTGCATTTGTGAAAGTTCAGCTTAAG GATGGGTCATACCATGAAGATGTGGGGTATGGAGTCAGTGAAGGCCTAAAGTCTAAGGCCTTGTCCCtagaaaaggcaagaaaggaGGCAGTAACAGATGGACTGAAGCGAGCACTCAA GTGCTTTGGGAATGCTCTTGGGAACTGCATCTTAGACAAAGACTACCTACGAGCCGTGAATAAGCTTCCACGTCAG ATGCCCCCTGAGTTAGATTTGGTCAAAGCTAAAAGACAGGACTATGAGCCTGAAATAGAGAAAGCAAGATACAATAGCTGTTTGGAAAGGCAGAACACAGGAGGGAGACAACATTGTGATATGGCATCTAATTGTAAGCCTGGTCAGACAGAGGCTGCTGAAGTGACAGTAGATCAGAAACAGCCAAATAGTTCCAG AAATACAGACTCCTTAGCTATTGAGTGCGATGCCACTTACCAGCGGAAGTTGCGACAAAAGCAGCTACAGCAGCAGTTCCGGgaacagatggagaaaaagcaTCAGGTTCCAGTAGTTACTCCTAGCAGCAAACAGG CAACATCCGATGCTCCTGTAAAGCACAGCACTCCAGCAGCAATACAACAGGAGCTAGCAATGGAAGAGGAGTTCTTTACAG ATGATCCTGAACTTTGGGACATTTCCTTGGAGACCACTGATCTTATGATAATGGGCCATAAAATGGCAGACCCATCAGCTGGACAGCAGACACCTGAAACACCCCGTGGAAGTCATCAAATGACTACTCGTAGCAGGACACCTCACAGAACGAATTACCACATTACCACTGCATCACTGCAGCCATCTGCTACAATCATGAGCACCAGCAGCTGTGCCAACCAGCATACCCCAG AGCATAACCCCCACAGGAGAAGTCAAAGCTTGAAAAAAAGGAGACTAGAACCTACGTAA
- the RAD52 gene encoding DNA repair protein RAD52 homolog isoform X1 — protein MDFNSFLACLHTDCSVIFSVYIFLLSLGMPESQGKDSESYISSNSSSTSNSVACFGQYQYTASEYQAIQHALRQRLGPEYISSRQAGGGQKVCYIEGHRVISLANEMFGFNGWAHSVTQQNVDFVDLNNGRFYVGVCAFVKVQLKDGSYHEDVGYGVSEGLKSKALSLEKARKEAVTDGLKRALKCFGNALGNCILDKDYLRAVNKLPRQMPPELDLVKAKRQDYEPEIEKARYNSCLERQNTGGRQHCDMASNCKPGQTEAAEVTVDQKQPNSSRNTDSLAIECDATYQRKLRQKQLQQQFREQMEKKHQVPVVTPSSKQATSDAPVKHSTPAAIQQELAMEEEFFTDDPELWDISLETTDLMIMGHKMADPSAGQQTPETPRGSHQMTTRSRTPHRTNYHITTASLQPSATIMSTSSCANQHTPEHNPHRRSQSLKKRRLEPT, from the exons ATGGACTTCAACAGCTTTTTGGCATGTCTTCATACAGACTGTTctgttattttcagtgtttatatTTTCCTCTTATCTTTAGGGATGCCTGAAAGTCAAGGGAAAGACAGTGAAAGCTACATCAGCAGCAATAGTTCCAGCACTAGCAATTCGGTTGCTTGCTTCGGACAG TATCAATACACAGCAAGTGAATATCAAGCTATCCAGCATGCTCTTCGTCAGAGACTGGGTCCAGAATATATCAGCAGTCGGCAAGCTGGAGGAGGACAAAAG gtcTGTTACATTGAGGGTCACAGGGTAATCAGTCTGGCCAATGAGATGTTTGGCTTCAATGGCTGGGCTCATTCAGTCACTCAGCAGAACGTTG ATTTTGTTGACCTCAACAATGGCAGGTTCTATGTGGGGGTCTGTGCATTTGTGAAAGTTCAGCTTAAG GATGGGTCATACCATGAAGATGTGGGGTATGGAGTCAGTGAAGGCCTAAAGTCTAAGGCCTTGTCCCtagaaaaggcaagaaaggaGGCAGTAACAGATGGACTGAAGCGAGCACTCAA GTGCTTTGGGAATGCTCTTGGGAACTGCATCTTAGACAAAGACTACCTACGAGCCGTGAATAAGCTTCCACGTCAG ATGCCCCCTGAGTTAGATTTGGTCAAAGCTAAAAGACAGGACTATGAGCCTGAAATAGAGAAAGCAAGATACAATAGCTGTTTGGAAAGGCAGAACACAGGAGGGAGACAACATTGTGATATGGCATCTAATTGTAAGCCTGGTCAGACAGAGGCTGCTGAAGTGACAGTAGATCAGAAACAGCCAAATAGTTCCAG AAATACAGACTCCTTAGCTATTGAGTGCGATGCCACTTACCAGCGGAAGTTGCGACAAAAGCAGCTACAGCAGCAGTTCCGGgaacagatggagaaaaagcaTCAGGTTCCAGTAGTTACTCCTAGCAGCAAACAGG CAACATCCGATGCTCCTGTAAAGCACAGCACTCCAGCAGCAATACAACAGGAGCTAGCAATGGAAGAGGAGTTCTTTACAG ATGATCCTGAACTTTGGGACATTTCCTTGGAGACCACTGATCTTATGATAATGGGCCATAAAATGGCAGACCCATCAGCTGGACAGCAGACACCTGAAACACCCCGTGGAAGTCATCAAATGACTACTCGTAGCAGGACACCTCACAGAACGAATTACCACATTACCACTGCATCACTGCAGCCATCTGCTACAATCATGAGCACCAGCAGCTGTGCCAACCAGCATACCCCAG AGCATAACCCCCACAGGAGAAGTCAAAGCTTGAAAAAAAGGAGACTAGAACCTACGTAA